A window from Primulina huaijiensis isolate GDHJ02 chromosome 11, ASM1229523v2, whole genome shotgun sequence encodes these proteins:
- the LOC140989019 gene encoding dolichyl pyrophosphate Glc1Man9GlcNAc2 alpha-1,3-glucosyltransferase translates to MEELPNHRRQIVGICWTALVAAAVKFLLIPAYRSTDFEVHRHWLALTHSLPLSRWYSDTTSPWTLDYPPFFAYFENFLSFFASRVDPTMTHLHDGLNYASDLTILFQRLSVIVTDVVLIYSVYRLTKGGDFRKIERFFIWILVIWSPGLFIVDHLHFQYNGFLLGMLLLSISCLENGRDVMGGFVFAVLLCFKHLFAVAAPVYFVYLFRHYCRGGCVKGFVRLVVLGTTVLAVFGAAYGPFLYHGQIQQVFRRMFPFGRGLCHAYWAPNFWVFYIMLDKVFAFLLVKLGFYIEAPKASFTGGLVGDSSPFSVLPRITPMITFILVLLAISPCLVKAWRNPTPKMVCRWVSYAYTCGFLFGWHVHEKASLHFVIPLSVTALKSADDAKHYFILSIVSCYSLFPLLFEAQEYPIKVTFLLLYATLAWLGFSSRFPGKKPSSSMKETKENESGTPVFSIGYLGQSYLFGLIVVEIWGQFLHPIIFEDRLPFLPLMMISIYCALGMMYSWIWQLRQITMLH, encoded by the exons ATGGAGGAGCTCCCTAATCACCGCCGCCAGATAGTCGGCATTTGTTGGACGGCCCTAGTAGCCGCCGCCGTGAAATTCCTCCTTATCCCCGCCTACCGCAGCACCGATTTCGAAGTTCACCGCCACTGGCTAGCTCTCACACATTCCCTTCCCCTCTCCCGCTGGTATTCCGACACAACTAGCCCATGGACCCTCGATTACCCACCATTCTTTGCTTACTTCGAGAATTTCCTCTCATTCTTCGCATCCCGAGTGGATCCCACCATGACCCACCTCCACGACGGCCTCAACTACGCCTCAGACCTCACCATCCTTTTCCAACGCCTCTCCGTGATAGTCACCGACGTCGTTTTGATATATTCGGTTTATAGATTGACAAAAGGCGGAGACTTTAGGAAAATTGAGAGGTTTTTTATCTGGATTCTGGTTATTTGGTCACCTGGGTTGTTTATAGTTGACCATTTGCATTTTCAGTACAATGGGTTTCTGTTGGGGATGCTGTTGTTGTCAATTTCATGCTTGGAGAATGGGAGGGATGTGATGGGAGGATTTGTATTCGCCGTTTTGCTCTGTTTTAAGCACCTTTTTGCGGTTGCTGCTCCCGTTTATTTTGTGTATTTGTTCAGGCATTATTGTAGGGGTGGCTGCGTTAAGGGATTTGTGAGGTTAGTGGTGTTGGGCACCACTGTTTTGGCTGTTTTTGGTGCTGCTTATGGGCCTTTTTTGTACCACGGACAG ATACAACAAGTTTTCCGCCGTATGTTTCCTTTTGGCAGGGGACTTTGCCATGCATACTGGGCTCCTAATTTCTgggtattttatataatgttggATAAAGTTTTCGCCTTTTTGCTCGTGAAGCTTGGTTTTTATATTGAAGCTCCAAAAGCTTCATTCACTGGTGGTCTAGTGGGTGATTCCTCGCCTTTTTCTGTATTACCCAGG ATCACCCCGATGATTACTTTCATCCTGGTCCTCTTGGCAATATCTCCTTGTCTAGTGAAGGCTTGGAGAAATCCCACACCAAAAATGGTTTGTCGATGGGTATCCTATGCCTATACGTGTGGCTTTCTATTTGGTtggcatgttcatgaaaaggcTTCACTTCACTTCGTGATTCCCCTTTCCGTTACAGCCCTCAAAAGTGCGGACGATGCAAAGCATTACTTCATTCTTTCCATAG TGTCCTGCTACTCGCTCTTCCCTCTTCTATTTGAAGCCCAAGAATATCCAATCAAAGTtacatttcttcttctttaTGCTACTCTCGCTTGGCTCGGGTTTTCCTCTCGTTTCCCGGGGAAAAAGCCGAGTTCCTCCATGAAGGAAACAAAGGAAAACGAATCGGGAACCCCTGTTTTCTCCATTGGATATTTGGGACAATCCTACTTGTTTGGGTTAATAGTGGTTGAGATATGGGGACAATTTTTGCATCCCATCATTTTTGAGGATCGACTACCATTTTTACCGCTCATGATGATCTCTATATATTGTGCTCTTGGAATGATGTATTCATGGATCTGGCAACTGAGACAAATTACCATGCTACATTGA